A genomic segment from Nicotiana sylvestris chromosome 1, ASM39365v2, whole genome shotgun sequence encodes:
- the LOC104211985 gene encoding peptidyl-prolyl cis-trans isomerase CYP40 isoform X1, translating to MGRPRCYLDISIGGELEGRIVVELYNDVVPKTAENFRALCTGEKGIGPNTGVPLHYKGVRFHRVIKSFMVQGGDISAGDGTGGESIYGLKFEDENFELKHERKGMLSMANAGANTNGSQFFITTTRTSHLDGKHVVFGKVIKGMGVVRSMEHVTTGDNDFPMVDVSIADCGEIPQGADDGIANFFKDGDLYPDWPADLDNNTDDISWWVTALEAIKAFGNENFKKQDYKMALRKYRKALRYLDICWEKEEIDEDRSAYLRKMKSQIFTNSSACKLKLGDLKGALLDADFAMRDGENNAKALFRQGQAHMALNDIDAAVESFMKALELEPNDGGIKNQLAAAKKKIADRRDKEKKAYARMFQK from the exons ATGGGAAGGCCACGGTGTTATTTGGACATAAGCATAGGAGGAGAGCTCGAAGGAAGAATTGTTGTCGAGCTTTACAATGATGTCGTACCTAAAACTGCTGAGAATTTTAGGGCTCTTTGTACTGGTGAAAAGGGTATTGGTCCTAATACTGGTGTCCCCCTCCATTACAAG GGAGTTCGTTTTCATCGTGTGATTAAGAGCTTCATGGTACAAGGTGGTGATATTTCTGCTGGCGATGGTACTGGGGGAGAATCTATCTATGGGCTAAAATTTGAAGATGAAAATTTTGAATTGAAGCATGAAAGAAAAGGAATGTTATCTATGGCTAATGCTGGGGCTAACACCAATGGATCTCAGTTTTTCATCACAACTACTCGAACTTCCCATCTGGATGGAAAACATGTGGTTTTTGGGAAAGTAATCAAAGGAATGGGGGTTGTTCGTTCTATGGAACATGTGACTACTGGTGATAATGATTTCCCAATGGTAGATGTCAGTATAGCGGATTGCGGTGAAATTCCTCAGGGTGCTGATGATGGTATTGCAAATTTTTTCAAAGACGGAGATCTATATCCTGATTGGCCTGCTGATCTTGACAACAATACTGATGATATCTCTTGGTGGGTCACCGCCCTCGAGGCTATTAAGGCATTTGGTAATGAAAATTTTAAG AAACAAGATTACAAGATGGCTCTTAGGAAGTATCGAAAAGCTTTGCGCTATTTGGATATCTGCTGGGAGAAAGAAGAGATAGATGAAG ACAGGAGCGCATAtttaagaaagatgaaatcaCAGATATTTACCAACAGTTCG GCTTGTAAACTAAAACTGGGAGATCTGAAGGGAGCACTCCTAGATGCTGACTTTGCAATGAGGGACGGAGAAAACAATGCGAAAGCTCTATTTCGTCAAGGGCAG GCTCACATGGCTCTTAATGACATAGATGCTGCAGTTGAAAGTTTTATGAAAGCATTGGAGCTGGAGCCAAATGATG GAGGAATTAAAAATCAGCTTGCTGCTGCTAAAAAGAAG ATTGCTGATAGACGTGACAAGGAGAAAAAAGCATATGCCAGGATGTTCCAAAAATAG
- the LOC104211985 gene encoding peptidyl-prolyl cis-trans isomerase CYP40 isoform X2, with product MVQGGDISAGDGTGGESIYGLKFEDENFELKHERKGMLSMANAGANTNGSQFFITTTRTSHLDGKHVVFGKVIKGMGVVRSMEHVTTGDNDFPMVDVSIADCGEIPQGADDGIANFFKDGDLYPDWPADLDNNTDDISWWVTALEAIKAFGNENFKKQDYKMALRKYRKALRYLDICWEKEEIDEDRSAYLRKMKSQIFTNSSACKLKLGDLKGALLDADFAMRDGENNAKALFRQGQAHMALNDIDAAVESFMKALELEPNDGGIKNQLAAAKKKIADRRDKEKKAYARMFQK from the exons ATGGTACAAGGTGGTGATATTTCTGCTGGCGATGGTACTGGGGGAGAATCTATCTATGGGCTAAAATTTGAAGATGAAAATTTTGAATTGAAGCATGAAAGAAAAGGAATGTTATCTATGGCTAATGCTGGGGCTAACACCAATGGATCTCAGTTTTTCATCACAACTACTCGAACTTCCCATCTGGATGGAAAACATGTGGTTTTTGGGAAAGTAATCAAAGGAATGGGGGTTGTTCGTTCTATGGAACATGTGACTACTGGTGATAATGATTTCCCAATGGTAGATGTCAGTATAGCGGATTGCGGTGAAATTCCTCAGGGTGCTGATGATGGTATTGCAAATTTTTTCAAAGACGGAGATCTATATCCTGATTGGCCTGCTGATCTTGACAACAATACTGATGATATCTCTTGGTGGGTCACCGCCCTCGAGGCTATTAAGGCATTTGGTAATGAAAATTTTAAG AAACAAGATTACAAGATGGCTCTTAGGAAGTATCGAAAAGCTTTGCGCTATTTGGATATCTGCTGGGAGAAAGAAGAGATAGATGAAG ACAGGAGCGCATAtttaagaaagatgaaatcaCAGATATTTACCAACAGTTCG GCTTGTAAACTAAAACTGGGAGATCTGAAGGGAGCACTCCTAGATGCTGACTTTGCAATGAGGGACGGAGAAAACAATGCGAAAGCTCTATTTCGTCAAGGGCAG GCTCACATGGCTCTTAATGACATAGATGCTGCAGTTGAAAGTTTTATGAAAGCATTGGAGCTGGAGCCAAATGATG GAGGAATTAAAAATCAGCTTGCTGCTGCTAAAAAGAAG ATTGCTGATAGACGTGACAAGGAGAAAAAAGCATATGCCAGGATGTTCCAAAAATAG